TTAAGGGTGGTGCTTAAAATAATCCAAATACTAATGatgaattcaaataaaaaaaattaatagctTAATTGATAGGACACTCCACCAGTGAATGAAAATCTTGATCGATCCATATGTATGCCATACTTTTGTACCAGACTACTCAATTTAAATTTAGTTTTCACAGAACTTAGAGGATTGATAAGCTCTTCCTACAAAAACGAAAAACTGGGCTGCTCTATTCTACAAGAAAATCTTCGAAAACAAAGCTAAGCTTAGTAAACTCACCGAGAGTTGCAGAACTGAATGTAGTCCAGCCATCTGAAACACTTTTGCTGCCAGTAATTACAGTGGCGTCTATTCCATCTCCGATGAGCATAATATTATCTTTGTTAAGCGGCACATTAACACATTCCTTATAAACTCCTGCGGTCACATAGATAACCAATCGGTTCTCACTCATGTCTGCAGCTGCGTTAATGGCAGCAGTAATATTAGTATAATCACCGCTACCATCCTTCGCCACCGTCACCACATTGCCCGTCAATTTGACGCCCTTTGCAGTCTGCATAAGTAATCTTCTGTCCCCACGAGACATCCACGATGGAAATCCACCGTCAAACGGCAGGAGATCATGGTCGACGCGACCAACATGATGGGCGTGAGATAACAGGCGTCGATTGCGCACAGAGCTCTGTTGAAAATCCATTTCTTCGATCCAAAACTTATTTATCAAAGCTAAACAATTACTCACAGATTGCGACGCCCTAGAAATATAATCTGTGAAAGAAACCAAGCATAGGTTTAAATTTGCTTCAGTCAGACCGTCCAGACAGGTTACCTGGTTTGTCAGGGCAGCACTCAGATAACTTTGAATATCCGTTGCTTTGATCCAGTCCAAATAAGATTCTGTCAAGATTGACAGAGCCTTCGTCAAGTAATCCATTGTAAGATCGTTCAATTTCCTACAGTCATCGACGGCTTGGCTCTGGTCAGCATTCATTAATTGAGTAAGAATGAAGCTTGAAACCATTTGGGTTTCACCTATGCTCATCTGGAAGGCAATTTGAGTGATATTTTGAGGGCCTGCTAGTAGGGATTGTGGGTTTTTGTAAAGAACAGATTGGCAGTATTTTCGATCCACAGCCAACTCGCAGGCAGACTCAACTAGATTTGCAGTAGAATCTGATTCAGTTTGAGAAATCGACACAAGTAGTACCACAACAAAAGAAAGCAATTTAGTAGCCATTTCTCTCAAATTAATCCTACCACACTGCGTTGATTTGGCATTCAGATGTTTATTTATACAGACCAAAAGAATCAAAGAGAGAGGAATGCCCATGTGAGGAGATCTTTGACGTGAGATGCTCAAAGATATATTTGGATTTTGTGCATATAGACTAAATTGCAGCTTTTTATTTGAGTTTAATATGATATCATCTTTGTCACGGAGGAAAATCTTGAGCTCGTCATTTGAATGTCTTACAATGTCCACACACCCACTGGATAGATTCTGTGATTGTTAATGTCAGAACCATTCATTCTTTAATTTATAGATTAAATAAATGGGTTATACTACATTAATAATCATTTGTTTTAGATGCTTGAACAAGCGAGAACATGATTGGGCAAGATTACATTGACCaccaaaatatattttataaagtgTCCGTGCGTTGCAGTCTTTCTGCATGTAAAATTCGATGTATCTGTTCTCATTCGTTCTCCCACTCCTCTCTCCACGACAATACAAGAATAAAAACTTTAAACTATGGAAGTGGCTGTGAAGTACAAGGAACTAATCCAAAGGATCGCACTTCTTTGAATGCACCATCCAAAGTAGCTATCTGTTATTAAAGTAGTCTAGGCTTGCCAGATTTTTCTAATCCTCTAACAGATTCTTGACAACATCTCGATGGTGTCAAATCAAAGGGAGCAACGTTCATTGTGGGATTGCTAGATCGCTCCTCCTTAGAGGATGTGGCTTCTTGATGTTCCACTAGTGACAATTTGAAAGACTCGGACCCACCGACACGGGATGAAATCTTGACTTACTGCAATCTCTTCTACAGTTGTAGAAAAACCAAAGATCATCCTAACCTCTTGCTTGTGATCTTCTGATATGTCGGAGGATTTTATGGAGCTCACCCAACATGTGGACTCAATCCACTGATTGACAACTATGCCCACAACTCCTATGGGCTTTAGGAATTTGAAAAGCCTGTAGTTGTGTGATAGAGTAGGTGGATAACACTTACATTCTTTTGCTTCTCTACATCTCACTGTTTTAGCTATTGTGCATAAGTGAGGTAGAGTGATCACTAGTATTCCATTGGCTAACAATTATGCCCACAACTAGCCCACAACTGTTATGGACTTGCCAGCAGGAGATGACACTATGGCATCACTCTAATTCTCTACATCCTAGCATCTTTAGTGATTTAACCTACAACCTTAACTATTGTGCTTAAGTGAGGTAGAGTGATCACTAGTATTCCATTGGCTAACAATTATGCCCACAACTAGCCCACAACTATTATGGACTTGCCAATAGGAGGTGACACTATGGCATCACTTTAATTCTCTACATCCTAGCACCCTTAGTGATTTAACCTACAACCTTAACTATTGTGCTTAAGTGAGGTAGAGTGATCATTTGTATTCCAACAACGTGTG
The nucleotide sequence above comes from Cryptomeria japonica chromosome 11, Sugi_1.0, whole genome shotgun sequence. Encoded proteins:
- the LOC131079355 gene encoding pectinesterase-like, with product MATKLLSFVVVLLVSISQTESDSTANLVESACELAVDRKYCQSVLYKNPQSLLAGPQNITQIAFQMSIGETQMVSSFILTQLMNADQSQAVDDCRKLNDLTMDYLTKALSILTESYLDWIKATDIQSYLSAALTNQVTCLDGLTEANLNLCLVSFTDYISRASQSVSNCLALINKFWIEEMDFQQSSVRNRRLLSHAHHVGRVDHDLLPFDGGFPSWMSRGDRRLLMQTAKGVKLTGNVVTVAKDGSGDYTNITAAINAAADMSENRLVIYVTAGVYKECVNVPLNKDNIMLIGDGIDATVITGSKSVSDGWTTFSSATLATFGKGFIARDLTIENRAGPGKQQAVALLVASDLSAFYRCSIKGYQDTLYAHSLRQFYRECNVYGTIDFIFGNAAVIFQQCNLVARRPLDHQQNVYIAQGRTDPNQNTGTSIHNCKVIAATDLVPFIDSIPTYLGRPWKEYSRTVYLESYIGSLIQPVGWLEWSGSFALSTLYYGEYNNQGPGADTSQRVTWPGYHLMKLSDAQKFTITSFLSGSSWLPTTSVPYWGSLLSK